From Myxocyprinus asiaticus isolate MX2 ecotype Aquarium Trade chromosome 47, UBuf_Myxa_2, whole genome shotgun sequence:
AAAGGAGCATAGCACAAGTACACTTTTCAGACAAAAAACTTCACAAGATAACTGGTTTGAAATGACACAACAGTAgagatattgttcaaaattaagacaaaaagtattttgacactttatGGTTCTCAGAGTCCATAGTTAATGTATTAAACTTGACCTGTacttactctgctaggacacctgtgaaGTTAGTTCTAGGAAAAAGTTAGTTCTAGAAGTTAGCTCAAGCATCAGTTTTTTGAagattttatctaatgcaatgacattcatacaatttaagtgtggcttaaatttccaaatattttctGGGGCTAATGTATTGCCTCTGTATGCTTAACGCAGTCTGTATGTATGTTTTAAAGCTTTTTCTTGTGAAGCTGGGGAGTTTTTAGAGATGTCATCCCAGCAGTGTACATCATGCGTGGCTGGCTCTTATTCGTTGGGCAGTGGCGTACGTTTTGACCAATGGGATTCCATCCCTGTGGGATTCAGTAGTCTGGCCACATACATGGACTCAGGAGGAACGGGGGATGATTCTATGACCTGCCACAAGTAGGTGGTCTGTTCAGTGCTGTGTAGACATATTCTTGCTATTACAACAGGGTTTTcaaagtcatggaaaacctgaaaaataTCAGGGATGTTTAAAAATGATTTCCATGTCTGGAGAAGTCATGTAAGGTAAAATTAATTTCTAAAAATTAATGGTAAATTTGTGGAAATTAATACAACTATAAACATTCATGGAAAATACATGAAAATTAATACAGTTCTAAAcattcatggaaaagtcatggaaattaatacagtTCTAAAcattcatggaaaagtcatggaaattaatacaattctaaacattcatggaaaagtcatggaaataaataCAGTTCTAAACATTCATGGAATACTCATGGAAATGAATACAATTCTAAAcattcatggaaaagtcatggaaattaatacagtTCTAAACATtcatggaaatgtcatggaaatgaatACAATCCTAAACAttcatggaaaagtaatggaaatgaaTACAGTTCTAAAcattcatggaaaagtcatggaaattagtaCAATTCTAAACATTCAGGGAAacgtcatggaaattaatacaattcaAAACATTCATGGAAAACTCATGGCAAGTAATACAGTTCTAAACATtcatggaaaattcatggaaattaatacagtTCTAAACATtcatggaaaattcatggaaattaatacaattctAAACATTCATGGAAAAGTAACTGAAATTAATATAATTCTAAAcattcatggaaaagtcatggaaagtaATACAATTCAAAACATTCATGGAAAACACATGGCAATTAATACAGTTCTAAAcaatcatggaaaagtcatggaaagtaATACAGTTCTAAACATTCATGGAAACGTCATGCAAATTAATACAGTTCTAAACATTTATGGAAAACTCATGGGaattaatacagttttaaaaattcatggaaaagtcatggcaaTTAATACAATTCTAAACATTcaaggaaaagtcatggaaattaatacagtTCTAAAcattcatggaaaagtcatggaaattaataaaattctaaacatttatggaaaagtcatgaaaatgaatACAATTCCAAACATTCATGGAAgctcatggaaattaatacagttttaaaaattaatggaaaagtcgtggaaattaatacaattctAAACATtcatggaaaggtcatggaaattaatacaattctaaacattcatggaaaagtcatggaaattaatacagtTCTAAAcattcatggaaaagtcatggaaattaatacagtTCTAAACAtttatggaaaagtcatggaaattaataaaattctaaacatttatggaaaagtcatgaaaatgaatACAATTCCAAACATTCATGGAAgctcatggaaattaatacagttttaaaaattcatggaaaagtcgtggaaattaatacaattctaaacattcatggaaaagtcatggaaattaatacagttttaaaaattcatggaaaagtcatggaaattaatacaattctaaacattcatggaaaagtcatggaaattaatacaattctAAACATtcatggaaaggtcatggaaattaatacaattctaaacattcatggaaaagtcatggaaattaatacagttttaaaaattcatggaaaagtcatggaaattaatacaattataaacattcatggaaaagtcatggaaattaatacaattctAAACATtcatggaaaggtcatggaaattaatacaattctaaacattcatggaaaagtcatggaaatcaaTACAGTTCTAAAcattcatggaaaagtcatggaaattaatacagtTCTAAAcattcatggaaaagtcatggaaattaatataattctaaacattcatggaaaagtcatggaaattaatacagtTCTAAAcattcatggaaaagtcatggaaattaatacagtTCTAAAcattcatggaaaagtcatggaaattaatacagtTCTAAAcattcatggaaaagtcatggaaattaatacagttttaaaaattcatggaaaagtcatggaaattaatacagttttaaaaattcatggaaaagtcatggaaattaatacaattctAAACATtcatggaaaggtcatggaaattaataaaattttaaacattcatggaaaagtcatggaaattaatacaattctaaacattcatggaaaagtcatggaaatcaaTACAGTTCTAAAcattcatggaaaagtcatggaaattaatacagtTCTAAAcattcatggaaaagtcatggaaattaatacagtTCTAAAcattcatggaaaagtcatggaaattaatacagttttaaaaattcatggaaaagtcatggaaattaatacagtTCTAAAcattcatggaaaagtcatggaaatcaaTACAGTTCTAAAcattcatggaaaagtcatggaaattaatacagtTCTAAAcattcatggaaaagtcatggaaattaatacagttttaaaaattcatggaaaagtcatggaaattaatacagttttaaaaattcatggaaaagtcatggaaattaatacagttttaaaaattcatggaaaagtcatggaaattaataaaattctaaacattcatggaaattaattaaataaaaaaatcatgaaaaattaatagaaattaatcaataaaataataaaaatacttgaAAGACATGTAAATTAATACAATTCTTAAagttcatggaaaagtcatgggaattaatacaattctaaaaattcattaaaaagtcATGGGAATTAATACAGTTCTAAAgattcatggaaaagtcatggaaaatatgcaataaaataataaaaatacttgaaattcatggaaattaatacatttattaaaataaattcaaaagtcatggaaattaatacaattctAAACATTCATGGAAACtcatggaatttaaaaaaaattctaaaagtcactTAAAAGTCAAGGAAATTTGTACAATCCTAAAATATATGGAAAAGACATTGAAATTAATACAATTCAAATTATTCACTGGAGAATtcatggaaaataaaaaaaaaaaaaaaaaaatgaatgaagacgttgttgaaattaacaaaatTCTTACAATTCATAGACAAAAACATGGACATTtctgtaaatataaatgtttcttgttttgctcagctctaaaatatttcactgTCTAAAGATTGTTCTCTGGGAATCCACTTTCCATTTCTCCGGTAACCACGGATCATTGGACAAAAGATGTAGGAAGCTTGTTTGCTAAAGTCAGCTTAATACACTTGAAGAAGAGCTCAATGTACCTACAACTAGCCATCTATGTTCTATAAGAAAATAATCTATACACTCAGCTTTTGAAACTTATCAAAAGAACTGATTCTAACTGTTCacattatgttgttttgtttgcaGTTCTTCATGGATAGCTCAGGGAACTCACTTGGAGTCCAATCGCGATGATTGCACAGTGTCGCTGGTGTACGCAGTGCATCTCATGAAACAGGGCTCCGTTTCTTTCGACTATCAATATGTCGACAGCAATGTCTTCTTTGAGTTCTTCGTATGTCTTCACACCTTTCTCAGCCCTTTCTACAAATGTGTTGCAAATATAGAGGACCCtaaattaaaatgatatattttgGTACAGATTCAGAATGACCAATGCCAGGAGATGGATCAAACAGGAAGTGAGAAATGGATCAAACTCACCACCAGCGGAGAGTGGGGAACTCATACAGTAAGTGATGTTTCTAACAATTTCTTAATACAGtgacccagtgtttcccaaccatttTTCTGGTCATAATTTCTGTTTTATAGGTTTAACATGGCAAAATCATATCATAGCAAAATTTCCCCCTGATTGGGAATTACAACTTTGACCGAAGTCTAATGTacctgttttttttattgcacAGGTCAATCTGAAGTCAGGAACAAATATTCTCTATTGGAGAACCACAGGAATGCTCTTGGGTGGGAAATCTGTGAAGCCGGTCCTTTTGAAGAACATTCAGATTGAAGGTGTGAGATGCTGTAGAAATAATTCTGTAATGGTTTCTCACGCCCTTCTTATTGTCAAATCAGATCATACACACTCTGAACAATCTGTGCTGTGGTGTTTCAGTGTCATACTAGGGGTGTGATTTTGACCGCATATGTTACTGGTAAAGTCAATGATTtttatatgtgtgtttttttgggGTATGTGTTTTGCGAGCAGGTGTGGCGTACACATCAGAGTGTTTTCCATGCAGACCGGGCACCTTCAGTAAAACTCCAGGCTCTTCGGCATGTGATCTTTGTCCCAGGAATACGTACTCTAGCAAAGGAGCCAGTTCCTGCACACCCTGCTCCGAGACACAGTATTCCCGTATGTATACACTCAAATACACTCTCGTACACATGCTTACACACACCCTTTTGCTCTCAATTAATCATTCAGGCTAATTtggtattctttgtattgaatacaatacaatacacttACTAAACACACTTTTCATAGCCCACATGTGTTTACAGCATTACTCTATGTGTGTTTTGTCTAGAGGAGGGATGGTCGGAGTGTAAAGAGAGACCTCCCTGTTCAGAGAAAGACTACTTCCAAATCCACACAGCCTGTGATAGCGACGGCAAGGTAGGATGCCGAATGTGACATGTTTAGTTGTTTTGTTATAAATGTTGCACAGATGTTGTTTTTATCTTCTGGTATGCTTTTAGACCCAGATACTGTACAGGTGGGTGGAGCCACAGGTGTGTGTGGAGAATGTGACCGGCGCTGTGAAGCTGCTCCCTTCTGGAGAGAAAGAGGACTGTCCACCCTGTAATCCAGGCTTCTACATGCACAACTCCTCCACCTGTCTGCCTTGCCCACAAGGGATGTATTCTGATGGCACGACAGGTATGTAGGCACCCACATGTACATACTGTACTCACTGATTTTACAAAACAGCATAGATTTGTTACTGGTACTGGTCCACATTTTGTGTATAATAGAGACGCTTTCTTTTTGTGCAGAATGTCAACGATGCCCAGGGGGAACTGAACCTTCTCTAGGATATGAGTACAAGTGGTGGAACATCCTTCCGAGGAATATGAAAACTTCTTGTTTTAATGTCGGCAACTCCAAATGTGATGAAATGAATGGTAAGAGCAACAGGAACTTGGGCACAAAATATGATTGTATGTTTATTGCTAGTGCAGTGTCAGTAGAGTAAGTAAATCCTTATTTATACAGCACCTTTTAAAGCAGtgtttacaaagtgctttacaaaaaaCATAAATGTTCATATCAATGTACTTTCACATACATTGTGGTATTCTGGCCTTCCTTCACTGGTTACCAGTTCAGTTCAGAATTCAatataatgtgttgttgtttgtttttaagtcttTACATGGAATGGCACCAGAGTATAATTCTGAACTCATTAACTTCCATCGTACCCAGAGGTCTCTTAGATCAGCCAAGTAACTGCTTGTGAATGTTCCCTGGTCACACTTAAAGTGCAAAGGGAATCACGCTTTCTCTGTCGCTGCCCCAAGGTTGTAGAATGGTTTACGACTGTCCATCAGGTCCTCTACCTCTATACAGTGGCGGAGAACTGGACATTGGGAGAcattgggagaactgggacttttcccggtgggccggccgcaaaatggggccacatgggccgccacgttatgcaAAATGCCACAAAACAGCAGcgcgatatgctgaagggggcagcAACCTTTCCTACCCCCCCCACCCATGCCCCACACGTGATAATTAAAttgtgataataataaaaaaaaacattctgtcattttgaattttcctgaaaaaaaaaaaaaatagtttgaacTCCTAGACTGTTGGTCCGATTTGCACAAAATCAACCTATATCTTCTGAACGATTTAATGAAATTATTGTCATGAGATGACACATGCAACATTTCATGCCAACTGAACCTACAGAGAAGtaagaaacagtattttttatggaaaaatcaaaatgatggaaaaatttaTAGACGGAAATGAAATTGGATTTCAGTTTTGTTTCGCTTGACTCAGGGaatcaaaggaaaaaaatatttcagttgtgtcacaaattttttttattctagccTATACAGTTGTAAAGATATTTGCAAAAAGGTAAGCgtgcttattatagcgccacctaggctTGGATAGGGGTGCACAAAGTGTGCTTTGTACAAGTGtgctttgaaatattttttaaaagtgttaATTGATTCAACTGCTACTTAAGAATAAACGTGATTTTAAGCAAATTTGTTTGCATAGGTTGGGAGGTGGCCGGCGACCACATCCGTAGTGGAGTGGGAGGCTCAGATAATGATTACCTCATCTTAAATCTACGAGTGCCAGGATTCAAGTGAGTCAGTTCTCAAGTTTTTTTTAAGTCTAACATTTTGGTTGTGCACAAAACAAGCATTTATATTGacattgtgtctctctctctctctctctctctcagacttcCTACTTCTGTGGACGATGCTTCAGCTTCTGAGTTTGGCCGAATCACTTTTATTTTTGAAACCATTTGCAGTGCAGATTGTGAACTCTATTTTATGATGGTAAAACACACctcataatattatatatttatttatatatttatgaatatCTGACATAAGGTGTGGGTGCGTACAGTAGCCACGAAAAGTATTTTGGACacttataaatgtattaatgacattgcatgatgaaactgtAGATATACTATTCacaatttggacactttctggttgtcaaactcaGTTGAAcagagttaatgtgatgaactacacttgtggttactctgctagcaCACCTGTGAGCTTGAGGGGAACTCAATAATGCATCAGCTTCATATATCCGCTAAAAATGACCTTAAGACAAGTTGATTGAAAATAATTGCAAAGATGGCTTAAGGTAGTTTGTGAGAaaagtctagcatcatttgtttgcagatgccacttggtttgttaTCTTATGTgaagacattcatacattgtaGGTGTGGCACAAGTATCCAAATATTTTTATGGAGCCAGTGTATGTCCGTCTTTTATCTAAATTAATTCAAGGTTGAGTCATGAATGTATCCTTCCTTTCTGTGTAGGATGTGAACAGGAAGAGCACCAATGTGGTGGAATCATGGGTAGGAAGTAAAGCCAGACAGGCTTACACCCACATCATGACCAAAAATTCATCTGTGTCTTACACATGGGCTTTTCAACGTACCAACAAAGCCATGGATGTAAGTATTCACATAAAAATCCTGAAGACTTaccaaaatgactgtaaaaccTGCACTGTTTTTGTTGTGCTCTCATCCGCTGTTGTCTTCTTTCCCAGGTGCGTCAGTATGTGAATGACATAGCGAAGATCTACGCGATCACAGTGACTAATGCTATGGATGGCTCAGCGTCTAGTTGTCATGCCTGTGCTATGATGAGTCAGCAGGACGGCTCTTCCTGTGTTCCCTGCCCTGCTGGACACTTCATCAataaagacaccaatcagtgccAAGAGTGCCCGCCCAACACCTTCCTATCTGGGCATCACATATATGGGCGTGAGGCCTGTCAGCCCTGCGGCCCTGGCAGCAAGAGCAACAAGGTACCATATGATTTGTatatgtttaaaggaatgttccaggttcaatacaaagcATTTTCAACAGCATTTGGGGcaaaatgttgatttccacaaaaaatatttttgacactATGTAACATCCAGCGTGTGCATTTGTTTTCAGGAACACTCTGTGTGTTTTAACGACTGCACATTCTCACATGTGGATCAGAACCGGACTTTGACTTACGACCTCAGCACCTTAAGTTCAGTGGGGTCAATCATGAATGGCCCTAGTTTCACCTCCAAGGGAACAAAATACTACCATCAATTTAACATCAGTCTGTGTGGGGCAGAGGTACTCTCACATACAAACACCTCCCCTGTGCCAAATAGTCTGACTTCAGTCTAACTAATAAGAGATGggtgaattttatatatatatatatatatatattgttccaaaccacaCGTGGATAGGATTTAAGcaaaaaaatatcatttataATATAAGTTGAAGTAACATAAAgtatgtaaaaagaaaaagaactgaaaagaaaaataaagaacaataaatcagaaaaaaaaaaaaaaaaaaaaaaaagcaaacaaatcaaGGTGCTGGTGAGGGGAGGCCACCGcactggggagaagggcctttttTATGAGCTGCTCATTCCAGCTCTCATCTCAGGTCATTCAGAACACCTGCTCCTAAACTCCACTCTGGAAGAGACAACGCCATCTGGTGGACAAAAACAGCATCTACGCCCAGGgccataaaaatatatacattttgttttataaaaaaaaaaaattatcatttactcaccctcatgccgtcccagatgtgtttgactttctttcttctgcagaacacaaattaagatttgtagaagaatatttcaactctgtaggtccatacaatgcaagtgaatggcaaccAGATATTTGAAGcaccaaaaggcacataaagtcagcataaaagtaatccatatgactgtagtggattaatccatgtcttctgaaatgatatgatggtgtgggcgagaaacagataatatttcagtcctttttatactagaaatctccactttcacttccacagtcgtcgtcttttgttttttggcaattcgcattcttcgtgccaCCTACTGGACGGGGCTGGTCaaaagaggagatttatagttaaaaaggacttaaatatttatgtgtttctcacccacttttGTCATATTGCCACAGAAgccatgaatttaaccactggagtcatatggattacttttatgctacgtttatgtgcttttttgggattcaaagttcttgccaccattcacttgcattgtatggacttacagagctgagatattcttctaaaaatgtgtgttctgcagaggaaagtcatacacatctgggatggcatgaaagtgagtaaatgagagaaggttcattttggggtgaactattcctttaagcacaatAACATTGTATTATTACTGTAACACAGTAATGacacagttattttaaataaaaatcagctgATCAGCTAACTCAAACTTTTCAATACTACCATGATTTCAATTTTGTATTTCAGTAAGTCAAATTTTTCTAAATTTTTTCAtctttattcttttattattCGTTATGTAATTGACCAGAACATTTCTTGATATAagattcattaaaatgaaagaaataggAACATTATAAAAGATGTTTAGCTTCCAGGTTTGTTTGCCTTTTTAGTTCTTTGCTCAAAATGTCAATAATGAGTCATATTATTGCTCCTCCCTCTCTGTCAAAGGGAAAGAAAGTGGCCGTGTGCAGTGACAACGTTACAGATCTGTCCAATAAGGACCTGCAAAATGAATCAGCCTATCTCAACAATTTTGTGGAGACTTTTGTATGCCAATCAACCATCATCCCTGCAGATGGGCGGGGCTTCAGGACAGCCCTGTCCTCTCAGTCCATCAGCCTGGCTGACACTTTCCTTGGTGAGCTTGTGTGGTCTGTAACTTCGTACCAGCTGCTTTTAACATAATTTTATGCACTCAGAGCTCACAGTCAGTCTCTTAACCCTTTTTTACTGATTGAGCTGGCTAGAGATCAGTGTCAAAGCCATCAATACATTGTCATATTGCACAACAGTGAGAGCCTTATCCTGCACTAATTAACACTAATACTTGTTTAGTCTCGGTCACTGTAAGTGTCTCAGAATCTCAATGTGCTTCCATTTTTCAGGAGCTTCTGTTGATAACACTCTGGATGGAGTGACTGTTAGCCTGGATCTGTTCCCCGAATCGTCACGGAAAGTTCCAGATATCAACTTCTTCTATCGGTAAAACAAAGGAGAAATTATAATTATGATTGAAAATGGTCAGTTGATGTGTGTAATGATTTGTGTTTTTCACACTCTTCTGTAGGTAATGTTACACAGGCATTAAATTCTGGCTTGTTTCATGTCCCGGTCCcattcctcctctctctctctctgtatatggTCCTatgtaataaaagaaaaataaatatatcacaCGTATATTCTGTGAGTTTTTAAAAAGAGCAATATCTCATGAGGTGGTGTGGATTAGTGGGTTAAGATCTGGGCTAAATCCTTGAATCTGCCTGCCCTTGAAACTGACAGCTTTCTCagccaattggaataaaatttcaACAGACACCCTACCTTTTGATCCGCCCACTGCTGAGACCTGCAGAGACCCCAGTCTTGTTTTATAGTGTATAACTTGTAGC
This genomic window contains:
- the LOC127436966 gene encoding endosome/lysosome-associated apoptosis and autophagy regulator family member 2-like translates to MEKRTLWTSCYFGRFVTLFFCARASGNLPQCKETDYYFEYTECDSTGSRWRVAIPHSPGSCTGLPEPVRGTDCTFSCEAGEFLEMSSQQCTSCVAGSYSLGSGVRFDQWDSIPVGFSSLATYMDSGGTGDDSMTCHNSSWIAQGTHLESNRDDCTVSLVYAVHLMKQGSVSFDYQYVDSNVFFEFFIQNDQCQEMDQTGSEKWIKLTTSGEWGTHTVNLKSGTNILYWRTTGMLLGGKSVKPVLLKNIQIEGVAYTSECFPCRPGTFSKTPGSSACDLCPRNTYSSKGASSCTPCSETQYSQEGWSECKERPPCSEKDYFQIHTACDSDGKTQILYRWVEPQVCVENVTGAVKLLPSGEKEDCPPCNPGFYMHNSSTCLPCPQGMYSDGTTECQRCPGGTEPSLGYEYKWWNILPRNMKTSCFNVGNSKCDEMNGWEVAGDHIRSGVGGSDNDYLILNLRVPGFKLPTSVDDASASEFGRITFIFETICSADCELYFMMDVNRKSTNVVESWVGSKARQAYTHIMTKNSSVSYTWAFQRTNKAMDVRQYVNDIAKIYAITVTNAMDGSASSCHACAMMSQQDGSSCVPCPAGHFINKDTNQCQECPPNTFLSGHHIYGREACQPCGPGSKSNKEHSVCFNDCTFSHVDQNRTLTYDLSTLSSVGSIMNGPSFTSKGTKYYHQFNISLCGAEGKKVAVCSDNVTDLSNKDLQNESAYLNNFVETFVCQSTIIPADGRGFRTALSSQSISLADTFLGASVDNTLDGVTVSLDLFPESSRKVPDINFFYRSPQPTASCLNGRSTVVTLRCNPEKSDRGMLAVPSKCPAGTCNGCEFHFLWESSSACPLCTQADYHSIEGACKGGVQDTLFVWNEPKLCTKGVSFPNKTSAHCEVVSLWVKAGIGGGAFMAVLLISLTCYFWKKNKRLEYKYSRLVMSANKDCELPAADSCGLAEGEGEENEDDVVYSNTPSLLGKLKAIASKADGDSSESVQLKSSQSERWVWG